The genomic segment GCACCACCAGGGCCAGGGGAAGCTGCCATTACCACGACCGGCTTGTTCTGATAAACCTTCTGATCGATACGGGAAGCCCAGTCAAACACGTTTTTATACGCCACACTGAATGAACCATTAAACTCACCAAACGAGATCAGCACGGCATCGGCTTCGCCGACTTTCTTGAAAAACGCTTGGGCAGGTTCAGGAATACCAGACTCCTGTTCACGATCAACACTGTAAATTGGCATCTCGAAGTCATTCAGATCGAGGATTTCCAACTCAGCGCCAGTGGTCTGCTGCAGCTGCTTGGCCGCATGAGTGACCAGCTGCTTGTTAATGGACTGACGGCTGTTAGTAGCGGCAAACGCTAATACTTTCATGCGGTGGCTCCTTCAAGATGAAGATTGGTTGATGAGGTGCACCTTACATTAGCCACACAGATTAATTAATAGCGTTTTTGTGGAGTTATTGTTTCCACCTGACTATCAATAAGCCATTATTCACGCCGTCAGTACCCAACATCTCGTGATGTGAGAAAAGGAGACAGCATGACTTACAATGCCCACCTGTTGGACGGCATCATCATCTTTGCCGAAGTGGTCAGTGCTGGCAGCTTCACCCGTGCCGCCGACAACACCGGGCACTCCACCTCCTACATCAGCAAAGAAATCGCCCGACTTGAAGAACGCCTCGGCACCCGCCTGCTCAACCGCACCACCCGCTCACTGCACTTGACCGCCGAAGGCCGACTCTACTACCAGCAATGCCAGCAAATCATTGCCGATGTCAGCAATACCCAAAACGCCCTGATGGGCCAGCAACAACAACCCACCGGCACCCTCAAGGTCAGCTGCCCAGTCAGCTTTGGCATGGCCCAGATGCGCGGCATATTCTCCGACTTTCTGCAGCATTACCCGCAGGTCGGCCTCGAAATCGACTTCAACAACCTCAAGGTCGACATCGTCGCAGACGGCTTCGACGTCGTGATACGAGCCACCCCGCAACTGGAAGACTCCAGCCTCATCAGCCGTCGCGTTATGCGTTCACGGGCCGTGACACTCGCCGCTCCGTCCTATTTGCAACAATACGGAACTCCGCAACGGCCAGAAGAACTCACCGAACATCACTGCATCACCTACACCTACCTGAAAACACCGCGTCTCTGGCACTACCGCAACCAATACGGCAAAGACATCCAGGTCGAGGTAAACAGCCGGGTCAGCAGCAACAGCTCAGAAATGGAAATATCCCTCTGCCTCGCCGGACAAGGCATCGCCCGCATGCCCTCATTTTTATTCACCAACGAAATCAGCAGTGGCCGACTCATCGAACTGTTTACCGACTACCAACCGATGGTGATTGATATCTACCTGATCTACCCCAGCCGCAAACACATGTCTGCCAAAGTACGCTGCTTTATTGATTTTGTTGCCGAGCGACTGGCACAACGCACCGGGATATAAACCTGGCGCTTGCTGTTTCCCTTT from the Candidatus Thalassolituus haligoni genome contains:
- a CDS encoding LysR family transcriptional regulator — protein: MTYNAHLLDGIIIFAEVVSAGSFTRAADNTGHSTSYISKEIARLEERLGTRLLNRTTRSLHLTAEGRLYYQQCQQIIADVSNTQNALMGQQQQPTGTLKVSCPVSFGMAQMRGIFSDFLQHYPQVGLEIDFNNLKVDIVADGFDVVIRATPQLEDSSLISRRVMRSRAVTLAAPSYLQQYGTPQRPEELTEHHCITYTYLKTPRLWHYRNQYGKDIQVEVNSRVSSNSSEMEISLCLAGQGIARMPSFLFTNEISSGRLIELFTDYQPMVIDIYLIYPSRKHMSAKVRCFIDFVAERLAQRTGI
- a CDS encoding NADPH-dependent FMN reductase, producing the protein MKVLAFAATNSRQSINKQLVTHAAKQLQQTTGAELEILDLNDFEMPIYSVDREQESGIPEPAQAFFKKVGEADAVLISFGEFNGSFSVAYKNVFDWASRIDQKVYQNKPVVVMAASPGPGGAQSVLATAVGSAPYFAMDVKAQLSVPSFYDNFDVEKGELSNAELTAALTEALATLA